One Novosphingobium sp. G106 DNA segment encodes these proteins:
- a CDS encoding phosphotransferase family protein — MIADLDRTAATLREMLPGGRAVTGIRPLTTGFSNETYLIEGIDLILRLPPSAGAMLDGHDVIAQAAIYRELGSPLGAPPVPEIVLSCEDASVLGTPFFVMARVPGESIHDIDLQPWFVEGSDDFRRGICRRWVSAFAGLAKLAPLDVLGRVVSPEDDARMWQAFARAANSVQLVEQFDRLLAVPAPLSGPPAVVHGDTKLSNLMWQDGEVSAVLDWEMALNGEPLADLGYMLYGFESAWHGPTTPQKQPGMPGRDQVIAWWEEVSGRSAEGVFWHEIAQIAKITAIIAEGTNMWVTGRSQDPKLAYFAKNLDYYLGVMRAMLDGGGF; from the coding sequence ATGATCGCCGATCTCGACCGTACCGCCGCGACATTGCGGGAGATGTTGCCGGGCGGCAGGGCAGTCACAGGCATCCGCCCTTTGACGACGGGATTCTCCAACGAGACCTACCTGATCGAAGGCATCGACCTGATCCTGCGATTGCCACCCTCGGCGGGTGCGATGCTCGATGGCCACGATGTGATCGCGCAGGCGGCGATCTACCGCGAGCTCGGCTCGCCCCTGGGCGCTCCGCCCGTCCCCGAGATCGTGCTGTCCTGCGAGGACGCTTCGGTGCTCGGCACGCCGTTCTTCGTCATGGCACGCGTGCCGGGCGAATCGATTCACGACATCGACTTGCAGCCCTGGTTCGTCGAGGGCAGCGACGACTTTCGCCGGGGGATATGCCGGCGCTGGGTTTCGGCTTTCGCCGGCCTCGCCAAGCTCGCGCCGCTCGATGTGTTGGGCCGGGTCGTCTCGCCCGAGGACGACGCGCGTATGTGGCAGGCCTTCGCCAGAGCTGCGAACAGCGTCCAGCTCGTCGAGCAGTTCGATCGCCTCCTCGCCGTTCCCGCGCCGCTCAGCGGGCCGCCGGCGGTGGTCCACGGCGACACCAAGCTGTCCAACCTGATGTGGCAGGACGGCGAGGTCAGCGCCGTGCTCGACTGGGAGATGGCGCTGAACGGCGAGCCGCTCGCCGATCTCGGCTACATGCTCTACGGCTTCGAGAGCGCCTGGCACGGCCCGACAACGCCGCAGAAGCAGCCGGGCATGCCGGGGCGCGACCAGGTGATCGCCTGGTGGGAGGAAGTCTCGGGGCGTTCGGCGGAAGGCGTGTTCTGGCACGAGATCGCGCAGATCGCGAAGATCACCGCGATCATCGCCGAGGGCACCAACATGTGGGTCACGGGCCGCAGCCAGGATCCCAAGCTCGCCTATTTCGCGAAGAATCTCGACTACTACCTCGGCGTCATGCGAGCGATGCTCGACGGCGGCGGGTTCTGA
- a CDS encoding SDR family NAD(P)-dependent oxidoreductase: MSTLSGRTCLITGASSGFGAHFARITAAAGARVALAARRKERIEALAEELRAGGTEAVAVAMDVTDEASVIAAFDAAEAALGPVDTVIANAGVSSPGRATEVPAEAMATLLNTNVLGVFLTAREGAKRMMAAGSRDNGRGRILLIGSMGAETPVKGEVMYCASKAAVARMGRNLAGEWVRSGVNVNVLQPGFILTELADDWFGSEAGKAQIATFPRKRMQPIESLDPMVLYLCSDASSAMTGSVITIDDGHSL; this comes from the coding sequence ATGAGCACACTTTCGGGCAGAACCTGCCTCATCACCGGCGCGTCCTCGGGCTTCGGCGCCCACTTTGCGCGGATCACCGCCGCGGCGGGTGCGCGCGTCGCCCTCGCGGCGCGCCGGAAGGAACGGATCGAAGCGCTGGCCGAGGAACTGCGCGCCGGCGGCACCGAGGCGGTCGCCGTCGCCATGGACGTCACCGACGAGGCTTCCGTCATTGCCGCCTTCGATGCTGCCGAGGCGGCGCTGGGCCCGGTCGATACGGTGATCGCCAATGCCGGCGTCTCCTCGCCCGGCCGCGCGACCGAGGTTCCGGCCGAGGCGATGGCGACGCTGCTCAACACCAATGTGCTCGGCGTCTTCCTCACCGCGCGCGAAGGTGCCAAGCGGATGATGGCGGCGGGCAGTCGCGACAATGGGCGCGGGCGTATCCTGCTGATCGGCTCGATGGGCGCCGAGACCCCGGTCAAGGGCGAGGTCATGTACTGCGCCAGCAAGGCCGCGGTCGCGCGCATGGGCCGCAACCTGGCCGGCGAATGGGTGCGCAGCGGCGTCAACGTCAACGTGCTCCAGCCCGGCTTCATCCTGACCGAGCTGGCCGACGACTGGTTCGGCAGCGAGGCCGGCAAGGCGCAGATCGCCACTTTCCCGCGCAAGCGGATGCAGCCGATCGAATCGCTGGACCCCATGGTCCTCTATCTCTGCTCCGACGCCTCGTCCGCGATGACGGGCTCGGTCATCACCATCGACGACGGACATTCCCTATGA
- a CDS encoding acyl-CoA dehydrogenase family protein, translating into MTTERALAIAARVEAFVREVVFPYEADPRRDHHGAPTDELVFELKEKARAAGVLSPHILEGGGHLTQRETATVLIRSGLSPLGPLACNTNAPDEGNMYLLGKVGSPALQERFLAPLVEGRARSAFFMTEPYDWGGAGSDPSMMKTTCRRDGNHWVIDGRKTFITGCLGARVGIVMAKAEEGACMFLVDLPDPAIRIESIPNTIDNSMPGGHATLTIEALRVPADQMLGEAGEGFQYAQVRLSPARLSHCMRWLGACIRAQEIATDYACRREAFGKALIDHEGVGFMLAENLIELKQCELMIDWCASVLDTGSLGTAESSMAKVAVSEALQRIADRCVQVMGGLGVTDKTIVEQVYREIRAFRIYDGPTEVHKWSLAKKIKRDWKQAQVDSAAQ; encoded by the coding sequence ATGACAACCGAACGCGCCCTTGCCATTGCCGCCCGTGTCGAAGCTTTCGTCCGCGAGGTGGTATTTCCCTACGAGGCGGACCCGCGGCGCGATCATCACGGCGCACCGACCGACGAGCTGGTCTTCGAGCTGAAGGAGAAGGCGCGCGCGGCCGGCGTGCTGTCTCCGCACATCCTCGAAGGCGGCGGGCATCTGACGCAGCGCGAGACCGCGACCGTGCTGATCCGCTCGGGGCTCTCGCCCTTGGGCCCGCTCGCCTGCAACACCAATGCTCCCGACGAGGGCAACATGTACCTGCTCGGCAAGGTCGGCTCGCCGGCGCTGCAGGAGCGCTTCCTCGCGCCGCTGGTCGAGGGCCGCGCGCGGTCGGCCTTCTTCATGACCGAGCCCTACGACTGGGGCGGCGCGGGCTCGGACCCCTCGATGATGAAGACCACCTGCCGGCGAGACGGCAACCACTGGGTGATCGACGGGCGCAAGACCTTCATCACCGGCTGCCTTGGCGCCAGGGTCGGCATCGTCATGGCCAAGGCTGAGGAAGGCGCCTGCATGTTCCTCGTCGACCTGCCCGACCCCGCCATCCGCATCGAGTCCATCCCCAACACGATCGACAATTCGATGCCCGGTGGCCACGCCACCCTGACGATCGAGGCCTTGCGCGTCCCCGCCGACCAGATGCTGGGCGAGGCCGGCGAAGGCTTCCAATACGCGCAGGTGCGGCTCTCGCCCGCCCGCCTGTCGCACTGCATGCGCTGGCTCGGCGCCTGCATCCGCGCGCAGGAGATCGCCACCGACTATGCCTGTCGCCGCGAGGCTTTCGGCAAGGCGCTGATCGACCACGAGGGCGTCGGCTTCATGCTCGCCGAGAACCTGATCGAGCTCAAGCAATGCGAGCTGATGATCGACTGGTGCGCCTCGGTGCTCGATACGGGCTCCTTGGGCACGGCCGAAAGCTCGATGGCCAAGGTCGCGGTGTCGGAGGCGCTGCAGCGCATCGCCGACCGCTGCGTCCAGGTCATGGGCGGGCTCGGCGTCACCGACAAGACGATCGTCGAGCAGGTCTACCGCGAGATCCGCGCCTTCCGCATCTACGACGGCCCGACCGAAGTCCACAAATGGTCCCTCGCCAAGAAGATCAAGCGCGACTGGAAACAGGCCCAAGTGGACAGTGCGGCCCAATGA
- a CDS encoding phosphotransferase codes for MSEDFAAANSGTDPVREGYGFDEAALAAWMAAHVEGFAGPLEVRQFKGGQSNPTYQLITPARKYVLRRKPPGELLPGAHAVDREATVLSKLGAAGFPVAHVYGLCTDDSVIGTWFYVMEMVEGRIFWDATFPDVARKERPRYLDAMNATLAQLHSYDPQAIGLGDYGKPGNYFARQISRWSRQYLADELAGRNDDMDALVEWLPTVTPPAEESTVVHGDFRCDNMIFHPSEPRVLAVLDWELSTLGHPIADFANHAMMYRMPPDIVAGLKGADLAALGIPSEADYVAAYCARTGRAGIPEYEFAIAFNLFRFAAIFHGIKGRVLRGTAASANAANRAEAFPRIARMARESMENCR; via the coding sequence ATGAGCGAGGACTTCGCAGCGGCTAACAGCGGCACCGATCCGGTCCGCGAGGGCTACGGCTTCGACGAGGCGGCGCTGGCGGCGTGGATGGCGGCGCATGTCGAAGGCTTCGCCGGCCCGCTCGAAGTGCGCCAGTTCAAGGGCGGCCAATCGAACCCGACCTACCAGCTGATCACGCCCGCGCGCAAATATGTCCTGCGCCGCAAGCCGCCCGGCGAGCTCTTGCCCGGCGCGCACGCGGTCGACCGCGAGGCGACGGTGCTCTCCAAGCTCGGCGCGGCGGGTTTTCCGGTCGCGCATGTCTACGGCCTGTGCACCGACGACAGCGTCATCGGCACCTGGTTCTACGTCATGGAAATGGTCGAGGGCCGGATCTTCTGGGATGCGACCTTTCCCGATGTCGCCCGCAAGGAGCGCCCGCGCTACCTCGATGCGATGAACGCGACGCTGGCCCAGCTCCATAGCTACGACCCGCAAGCGATCGGCCTCGGCGACTACGGCAAGCCGGGCAACTACTTCGCCCGCCAGATCTCGCGCTGGAGCCGCCAGTACCTCGCCGACGAGCTCGCGGGGCGCAACGACGACATGGACGCGCTCGTCGAGTGGCTGCCGACGGTCACCCCGCCCGCCGAGGAAAGCACCGTCGTCCACGGCGACTTCCGCTGCGACAACATGATCTTCCATCCGAGCGAGCCGCGCGTGCTCGCCGTGCTCGACTGGGAGCTCTCGACGCTCGGCCACCCGATCGCCGACTTCGCCAACCACGCGATGATGTACCGCATGCCGCCCGATATCGTCGCGGGCCTGAAAGGCGCCGACCTCGCCGCCCTGGGCATCCCCAGCGAAGCCGATTACGTCGCCGCCTACTGCGCGCGCACCGGCCGCGCCGGCATTCCCGAGTACGAATTCGCCATCGCCTTCAACCTGTTCCGCTTCGCCGCCATCTTCCACGGCATCAAGGGCCGCGTCCTGCGCGGCACCGCCGCCAGCGCTAACGCCGCAAACAGAGCCGAAGCCTTCCCCAGAATCGCCCGAATGGCGCGTGAATCCATGGAAAATTGCCGCTAG
- a CDS encoding MAPEG family protein — translation MHTEILILAWGAVLLFVHIFAAGQVKTKQYGTKWNTGARDESLPPMEPLTGRLVRAQANYQETFPIAIVALLGVVLAGRSSGTTALGGWIWLGARVVYLPLYAVGVPVVRSLTFLVSVVGLVMVLWPLLAG, via the coding sequence ATGCATACCGAAATCCTGATTCTCGCCTGGGGCGCGGTGCTCCTGTTCGTCCACATCTTCGCTGCGGGTCAGGTCAAGACGAAGCAATATGGCACCAAATGGAATACCGGCGCGCGCGACGAGAGCCTGCCGCCGATGGAACCGCTGACCGGCCGCTTGGTGCGCGCGCAGGCGAACTACCAGGAGACTTTTCCCATCGCGATCGTCGCGCTACTCGGCGTGGTCTTGGCCGGGCGGAGCAGCGGCACGACCGCGCTCGGTGGCTGGATCTGGCTTGGCGCGCGGGTGGTCTATCTGCCGCTCTACGCGGTGGGCGTGCCCGTGGTGCGGTCGCTGACCTTCCTCGTCAGCGTGGTCGGCCTCGTCATGGTGCTCTGGCCGCTGCTGGCCGGCTAA
- a CDS encoding acyl-CoA synthetase has protein sequence MYVGTHAETHPDKLAVIRPATGESLTYRQLNDRSNRLAQLLHAQGLRRGDHLALYLENHLAFFEVIWACMRSGLYLTPINRYLPAAEAAYIVDDCDARVLIASAAIGESVELGHLSSRCEIKLSVGGAIEGFEDYDTAIARYPAERLAEEPLGTFMLYSSGTTGKPKGIKRPLQDLPAANGSPGSAATVGMFGIDGDAVYLSPAPLYHSAPCGYVTGVTQLGGTVVMMDKFEAETALSLIERYKVTHSMWVPTMFVRMLKLDPETRARYDLSSLRCAIHAAAPCPVEVKRQMIDWWGPVIEEFYSSTEMAGFARVGSPDWLAHPGTVGRSSGKPFHICDEDGNELPVGEAGTIYGEVDVAVPFTYHKDEGKTVSASHPGHPEWRTVGDVGYLDEDGYLYLTDRKAFMIISGGVNIYPQQIEDALALHPKIADVAVIGVPNEELGEEVKAVVEPAPGVVPSDALGQEIMDFVRAKLGRQLTPRSVDFTDELPRLPTGKLYKKAVRAKYWPV, from the coding sequence GTGTACGTTGGCACCCATGCGGAGACGCATCCGGACAAGCTTGCCGTCATTCGGCCGGCCACCGGCGAAAGCCTGACATATCGCCAACTGAACGACCGCTCCAATCGGCTTGCCCAGCTGCTTCATGCGCAGGGCCTGCGGCGGGGCGATCACCTTGCGCTCTATCTCGAAAACCACCTCGCCTTCTTCGAGGTGATCTGGGCCTGTATGCGCTCGGGCCTCTACCTGACGCCGATCAACCGCTACCTGCCGGCTGCCGAAGCAGCCTATATCGTCGACGACTGCGACGCACGCGTGCTCATCGCTTCGGCGGCGATCGGCGAGTCCGTGGAACTCGGGCACCTGTCGTCGCGCTGCGAGATCAAGCTGTCGGTGGGCGGCGCGATCGAGGGCTTCGAGGACTACGACACGGCCATCGCGCGCTATCCGGCCGAGAGGCTGGCCGAGGAGCCGCTCGGCACTTTCATGCTCTATTCCTCGGGCACCACGGGCAAACCCAAGGGCATCAAGCGGCCGCTGCAGGATCTGCCCGCGGCGAACGGCAGCCCGGGATCGGCGGCTACGGTCGGCATGTTCGGGATCGACGGAGATGCCGTCTATCTCTCGCCGGCGCCGCTCTATCACTCGGCACCCTGCGGCTATGTGACCGGGGTGACCCAGCTCGGCGGCACGGTCGTGATGATGGACAAGTTCGAGGCCGAGACCGCGCTGTCGCTGATCGAGCGCTACAAGGTAACCCATTCGATGTGGGTGCCGACGATGTTCGTCCGCATGCTCAAGCTCGATCCAGAAACCCGCGCCCGCTACGATCTGTCTAGCCTGCGCTGCGCGATCCACGCCGCGGCCCCTTGCCCCGTCGAGGTCAAGCGGCAGATGATCGACTGGTGGGGACCGGTCATCGAGGAATTCTATTCCTCGACCGAGATGGCCGGCTTCGCCAGGGTCGGCAGCCCCGACTGGCTGGCCCATCCAGGCACGGTCGGGCGATCGTCGGGCAAGCCCTTCCACATCTGCGACGAGGACGGCAACGAGCTTCCGGTGGGCGAGGCCGGGACAATCTACGGCGAAGTCGACGTGGCGGTGCCGTTCACCTACCACAAGGACGAGGGCAAGACCGTCTCCGCCTCGCATCCCGGCCATCCCGAATGGCGCACCGTCGGCGATGTCGGCTATCTCGATGAAGACGGCTACCTCTACCTGACCGACCGCAAGGCCTTCATGATCATCTCGGGCGGGGTGAACATCTACCCGCAGCAGATCGAGGATGCCCTGGCGCTCCACCCGAAGATCGCCGACGTCGCCGTGATCGGCGTGCCCAACGAGGAACTGGGCGAGGAGGTCAAGGCCGTAGTCGAGCCCGCGCCGGGCGTCGTGCCCTCGGACGCGCTAGGTCAGGAGATCATGGATTTCGTGCGCGCGAAGCTGGGCAGGCAGCTGACACCGCGCTCGGTCGATTTCACCGACGAGTTGCCACGGCTGCCGACGGGCAAGCTCTACAAGAAGGCGGTGCGGGCGAAGTACTGGCCGGTTTAG
- a CDS encoding TetR/AcrR family transcriptional regulator has translation MTVTPLTPAVSHNQVGQKLGRKGQETRERILTAMLVLLGDREGPPVTLSGVAKEARVRPPNVYLYFPDMGDLLLAALRRVMETAEAAYLGQLRHRWPDDALHDCSYAFLQAYYAFWAKHARLLHMRNAMSEAGDLRVLRYRNDVTLPLIRLLADQLGQAEDANDIAIASVLITGLERVATVVTNPQFGIITGASAEADQRDRVRGLIEAEAEVLSVVIAHRRSHARETQQADSSAIGRGAGAR, from the coding sequence ATGACAGTCACCCCGCTGACCCCGGCGGTCAGCCACAACCAGGTCGGGCAGAAGCTCGGGCGCAAGGGACAGGAAACGCGCGAGCGGATCCTGACGGCGATGCTCGTGCTGCTCGGCGATCGCGAGGGCCCGCCCGTCACGCTCAGCGGCGTCGCCAAGGAAGCGCGGGTGCGCCCGCCCAACGTCTATCTCTACTTCCCCGACATGGGCGATCTGCTGCTGGCGGCCTTGCGGCGGGTCATGGAAACGGCGGAAGCGGCGTACCTCGGCCAGCTCCGCCATCGCTGGCCCGACGATGCGCTGCATGACTGCAGCTATGCTTTCCTCCAGGCCTATTACGCCTTCTGGGCGAAGCATGCGCGCCTGCTGCATATGCGCAATGCCATGTCCGAGGCCGGCGATCTGCGCGTCCTGCGCTATCGCAACGACGTGACGCTGCCGCTGATCCGCTTGCTGGCCGACCAGCTCGGGCAGGCCGAGGATGCCAACGACATCGCGATCGCCAGCGTGCTGATAACCGGGCTCGAACGCGTCGCGACCGTCGTGACCAATCCGCAGTTCGGCATCATCACCGGCGCATCTGCCGAAGCCGACCAGCGTGACCGCGTCCGCGGCCTGATCGAGGCGGAAGCGGAGGTCCTGTCGGTCGTGATCGCCCATCGCAGATCGCACGCGCGTGAGACACAGCAAGCAGACAGTTCGGCAATCGGCCGCGGCGCCGGCGCGCGCTGA
- a CDS encoding helix-turn-helix domain-containing protein, giving the protein MTMALDSNKTKIARRVIEVFEFFASEQRRATVMDIVRRYDRPQSSTSELLGALVEMGLLYKDPQSRSYAPTPRLAAFGMASQPEPIASGRLFAYMDRLAQTSRSGVGLFGMVGTHAQVFRWAHGADLPNGNLECGASTLLSASPAGLLLLSSLGLGPASKMLWRLNAEAEPADRFNLTEANEAVARYGQTGGATGVSGFAPGTMMTAMLLPEGLGERRLALGVVYPTNSAVDPDALLATLEHGVQSCLAEGGDVSAPFVRSMMAI; this is encoded by the coding sequence ATGACCATGGCGCTCGATTCGAACAAAACCAAGATCGCGCGGCGGGTGATCGAGGTGTTCGAGTTCTTCGCCTCGGAGCAGCGGCGCGCGACGGTGATGGACATCGTCCGGCGCTACGACCGCCCGCAGTCGAGCACGTCGGAACTGCTCGGCGCGCTGGTCGAGATGGGGCTGCTCTACAAGGATCCGCAGTCGCGGTCCTACGCACCGACGCCGCGGCTTGCGGCCTTCGGCATGGCCTCGCAGCCCGAGCCGATCGCCAGCGGCCGCCTCTTCGCCTATATGGACCGCCTGGCCCAGACCTCGCGCAGCGGCGTCGGCCTGTTCGGCATGGTCGGCACCCATGCCCAGGTGTTCCGCTGGGCGCACGGGGCGGACCTGCCGAACGGCAACCTCGAATGCGGCGCGAGCACGCTGCTGTCGGCTAGCCCCGCGGGCCTGCTGCTGCTGTCCTCGCTGGGCCTCGGTCCGGCCAGCAAGATGCTCTGGCGGCTCAATGCCGAAGCCGAGCCGGCCGACCGTTTCAACCTGACCGAGGCCAACGAGGCGGTCGCCCGGTATGGCCAGACCGGCGGTGCCACCGGCGTGTCGGGCTTCGCGCCGGGCACCATGATGACCGCGATGCTGCTGCCCGAAGGACTCGGCGAACGCAGGCTGGCGCTCGGCGTGGTCTATCCAACCAACTCGGCAGTCGATCCCGATGCGCTGCTGGCGACGCTCGAGCATGGCGTGCAAAGCTGTCTGGCGGAAGGCGGCGACGTTTCCGCGCCCTTCGTGCGCAGCATGATGGCGATCTGA
- a CDS encoding cyclase family protein, producing the protein MAGRCTTGRRWGGLIDVVNDDQVLLGLQYSTQWDGLSHYGTCFDADGDGVAERLFYNGYRMDRHFVLPSEGQAPAALALGIENLAESCVQGRGVLVDLRMSGEGPLAAVGYDGLMRAMDTQGAEAGEGDFLCIYTGYADLLLRDGAAVSDAELAACPGLDGKDRALLDWIDRSGIAAICADNSMVEKVDGLTRCAGTAMMPLHEFCLVRLGIHLGEFWWFGGLAPALAERGRAHFLLTAPPLNLPGAVGSPVTPIGTI; encoded by the coding sequence ATGGCCGGACGATGTACGACTGGTCGCCGCTGGGGGGGCCTGATCGACGTGGTCAACGACGACCAGGTCCTGCTCGGCCTGCAATATTCGACGCAGTGGGACGGGCTCAGCCACTACGGCACCTGCTTCGATGCCGACGGCGACGGGGTTGCCGAGCGGCTGTTCTACAACGGCTACCGCATGGACAGGCATTTCGTCCTGCCGTCCGAAGGTCAGGCGCCCGCTGCCCTGGCGCTCGGGATCGAAAACCTCGCCGAAAGCTGCGTCCAGGGCAGGGGCGTACTCGTCGACCTGCGCATGTCGGGCGAAGGTCCGCTCGCGGCGGTCGGTTACGATGGGCTGATGCGCGCGATGGACACGCAGGGCGCCGAGGCGGGCGAAGGCGACTTCCTCTGCATCTACACCGGCTATGCCGACCTCCTGCTGCGCGACGGCGCCGCGGTTTCCGACGCCGAACTCGCCGCCTGCCCGGGCCTCGACGGCAAGGACCGCGCGCTGCTCGACTGGATCGACCGGTCGGGCATCGCCGCGATCTGCGCGGACAATTCGATGGTCGAGAAGGTCGACGGCCTGACCCGCTGCGCCGGCACGGCGATGATGCCGCTGCACGAATTCTGCCTGGTTCGTCTGGGCATCCATCTCGGCGAGTTCTGGTGGTTCGGCGGCCTGGCGCCGGCGCTGGCGGAGCGAGGCCGGGCCCACTTCCTGCTGACCGCGCCGCCGCTCAATCTGCCGGGCGCGGTGGGCTCGCCGGTCACGCCGATCGGCACGATCTGA
- a CDS encoding SDR family NAD(P)-dependent oxidoreductase — protein MARFDGKVAIVTGGARGIGGAIVQRLVSEGAKVMIADLNPSAETGENVAFVKTDATVTEDVQAAVKATLDRWGKLDILVNNAGIGALVETPDMEEDVWDRVFAINTRAIFLFCKAAIPAIREAGGGTIVNIASISGLGGDFAMGAYNASKGAVINYTRSLALDHARDGIRVNALCPGLIATDLAVGAVTDPVDAAFWFERIPLGRAGRAEEMAAVAAFLASDDASYMTGSIVTADGGITAHTGQPNAPDRIRQRKLRTQ, from the coding sequence ATGGCAAGGTTCGACGGCAAGGTCGCGATCGTCACGGGTGGAGCGCGGGGGATCGGCGGGGCTATCGTCCAGCGGCTCGTATCCGAAGGCGCGAAGGTCATGATCGCCGATCTCAATCCATCGGCAGAGACCGGCGAAAACGTCGCCTTCGTCAAGACCGACGCGACCGTGACGGAGGATGTCCAGGCCGCGGTCAAGGCGACGCTCGATCGCTGGGGAAAGCTCGACATCCTCGTCAACAACGCCGGCATCGGCGCGCTGGTCGAGACCCCCGACATGGAGGAGGATGTCTGGGACCGCGTCTTCGCGATCAACACCCGCGCGATCTTCCTGTTCTGCAAGGCGGCGATCCCGGCGATCCGCGAGGCTGGCGGCGGCACCATCGTCAACATCGCCTCGATCTCCGGCCTCGGCGGCGACTTCGCGATGGGCGCCTACAACGCGTCGAAAGGCGCGGTGATCAATTACACGCGCTCGCTGGCGCTCGACCATGCGCGTGATGGCATCCGGGTGAATGCGCTCTGCCCCGGCCTGATTGCCACTGACCTCGCGGTAGGCGCCGTGACCGACCCGGTCGACGCCGCCTTCTGGTTCGAACGCATCCCGCTCGGCCGTGCCGGCCGGGCCGAGGAAATGGCCGCCGTCGCGGCTTTCCTGGCCTCCGACGATGCCTCCTACATGACCGGATCGATCGTCACCGCCGACGGCGGCATCACCGCGCATACCGGGCAGCCGAATGCCCCGGACCGTATCCGCCAGCGCAAGCTGCGAACCCAGTAA
- a CDS encoding nuclear transport factor 2 family protein, producing MSDGGEVIDRLFGALANGEVDAAVACFADGAKVWHCFDCIAHDKPAMREQWLALVDNFPERDFVNARRQPIPGGFVQQHVMTATTATGARKAWPTCIVVRVENGLIVRLDEYIDRAGAFDPGPDGLATTPGL from the coding sequence ATGAGCGATGGTGGAGAAGTGATCGACCGCTTGTTCGGCGCGCTGGCAAACGGCGAGGTGGATGCTGCCGTTGCCTGCTTCGCCGACGGAGCCAAGGTCTGGCATTGCTTCGATTGCATCGCCCACGACAAGCCGGCCATGCGCGAACAGTGGCTGGCGCTCGTCGACAACTTTCCTGAGCGCGACTTCGTCAACGCCCGGAGGCAGCCGATCCCGGGCGGTTTCGTCCAGCAGCACGTGATGACCGCCACCACGGCGACGGGCGCGCGCAAGGCGTGGCCGACCTGCATCGTCGTGCGCGTGGAGAACGGGCTGATCGTGCGGCTCGACGAGTACATTGACCGGGCAGGGGCTTTCGATCCCGGCCCGGACGGCCTGGCGACTACGCCGGGACTCTAA
- a CDS encoding nuclear transport factor 2 family protein — translation MNDDPTTAVLAAERRRCDAMLANDGAALEAVLDPRLHFSHATGAVDDKAAFLTKMAAGRIHYVGIAWSEEKVTALAPATALLTGRMTTDVRVEGVDKRLNNRVITVWGKTGGDWRLIAFQSTPLAA, via the coding sequence GTGAATGACGATCCGACGACTGCAGTTCTGGCCGCGGAGAGGCGCCGCTGCGACGCGATGCTGGCGAACGACGGCGCCGCGCTCGAAGCCGTGCTCGACCCGCGCCTGCACTTCAGCCACGCCACCGGCGCGGTCGACGACAAGGCGGCCTTCCTCACCAAGATGGCGGCGGGGCGCATCCACTATGTCGGCATCGCCTGGTCCGAGGAGAAGGTGACCGCACTGGCGCCGGCCACCGCGCTGCTGACGGGGCGGATGACCACCGACGTCCGCGTCGAGGGTGTCGACAAGCGGCTCAACAACCGCGTCATCACCGTCTGGGGCAAGACCGGTGGAGACTGGCGCCTGATCGCCTTCCAGTCGACACCGCTGGCAGCCTGA